In the genome of Syntrophorhabdales bacterium, one region contains:
- a CDS encoding HD domain-containing phosphohydrolase has product MESKTRILIVEDEGVIALELRDRLTDMGYEIVGPVPSGQEAIDHARNLVPDLVLMDIILAGQMDGIEASEIIRNSLDIPVIFLTAHADERTLQRAKATQPFGYILKPFNERELQVSIEMALYKHQKEKMAREREEWLSATLTSIGDAVITVDGRSRVTFMNAAAQGLTGWNAKDVIGRKAADMCNIIQNDGVDADRFISQRAVREDILINKEGREIPVDYNAAPIKNYKGDTTGMVFVLRDISERRAAEERIKYLSFHDKLTDLYSRDYFEEELRRVDTPRELPLALVMGDVNGLKLVNDVFGHVEGDRLLRKIAEALKGACRKEDMVARWGGDEFVVLLPRTTETLAIEFAKRVRALCSESGGTPIQPSIALGIVTKERADQNLGELLKIAEDRMYRNKLMERKSTRSAIIYSLQKTVQEKSLEMGEHAVRLKNMSLEVGRAIGLPDDKLDELSLLAMLHDIGKLAISDQILGKPGRLLPEEWEAMQSHLEIGYRIVESTPELAHIGEALLAHHEWWDGTGYPKRLNGEQIPLISRILAIVDAYDVMTHDRPYRLAMGRDEALRELQQCAGTQFDPRLVQSFVQLISSKQSEDSEATVGQVSVSSS; this is encoded by the coding sequence ATGGAATCTAAGACAAGAATACTGATCGTTGAGGACGAAGGGGTGATCGCCCTTGAACTTCGGGACAGGCTCACCGACATGGGCTACGAAATCGTCGGGCCTGTACCCAGCGGTCAGGAGGCTATCGATCACGCCCGAAATCTTGTTCCCGACCTCGTCCTCATGGACATCATACTCGCGGGCCAAATGGATGGTATCGAAGCCAGCGAGATCATCAGGAACAGTTTGGACATACCTGTTATTTTTCTGACTGCCCACGCAGACGAACGTACCTTGCAGCGGGCAAAGGCGACCCAGCCCTTCGGGTATATCCTGAAGCCCTTCAATGAGAGGGAACTCCAGGTATCGATTGAAATGGCCTTATATAAGCATCAGAAAGAGAAGATGGCCCGGGAACGGGAAGAGTGGCTGAGTGCAACGTTGACAAGCATAGGTGACGCTGTCATAACCGTGGATGGCCGATCCCGCGTGACATTCATGAATGCAGCAGCCCAGGGGCTGACTGGCTGGAACGCCAAAGATGTCATAGGCAGGAAAGCGGCGGATATGTGTAATATTATACAGAACGACGGAGTGGATGCTGACCGGTTTATCTCCCAACGTGCCGTGCGAGAGGATATCCTCATTAATAAAGAAGGCAGAGAGATACCTGTTGATTACAACGCTGCGCCGATAAAGAATTACAAAGGAGACACTACAGGCATGGTCTTTGTTCTCCGGGATATTTCCGAGCGCAGGGCAGCCGAAGAACGGATCAAGTATCTCAGTTTTCACGACAAACTCACGGATTTGTACAGCCGTGATTATTTCGAGGAAGAGCTCCGACGCGTCGACACGCCGCGAGAACTCCCCCTCGCCTTGGTGATGGGAGATGTTAATGGCCTGAAACTTGTCAATGATGTATTTGGCCATGTTGAAGGGGACAGATTGCTCCGCAAGATTGCGGAAGCCCTGAAGGGTGCGTGTCGCAAGGAGGACATGGTAGCCCGCTGGGGAGGAGACGAATTTGTGGTTCTTCTGCCAAGAACGACAGAGACTCTCGCGATTGAATTCGCCAAGCGCGTGCGGGCTCTCTGCAGCGAGTCCGGTGGGACCCCCATACAACCTTCCATCGCTCTGGGAATCGTCACAAAGGAAAGGGCGGATCAGAACCTCGGTGAGCTTTTGAAGATTGCGGAAGACCGGATGTACAGGAACAAGCTGATGGAGCGCAAGAGCACACGCAGCGCAATTATTTACTCACTGCAAAAAACAGTGCAGGAGAAAAGCTTAGAGATGGGCGAGCACGCTGTGCGGCTGAAAAACATGTCGCTTGAAGTGGGTCGGGCGATAGGCTTGCCCGACGACAAGCTTGATGAACTTTCCCTGCTCGCCATGCTGCATGATATCGGGAAGCTCGCTATATCGGATCAGATACTGGGTAAGCCGGGCAGGCTGCTGCCTGAAGAGTGGGAGGCGATGCAAAGCCACCTGGAAATCGGCTACCGCATCGTGGAGTCGACACCGGAGTTGGCCCACATCGGGGAGGCATTGCTCGCCCATCACGAGTGGTGGGATGGGACCGGTTACCCGAAGAGGCTCAACGGCGAGCAGATACCTCTCATCTCCCGGATACTGGCTATTGTTGATGCGTATGACGTAATGACTCACGACCGGCCCTACCGGCTCGCGATGGGCAGGGATGAAGCGCTTCGTGAATTACAGCAATGCGCAGGCACCCAGTTTGATCCCCGGCTCGTCCAATCGTTTGTTCAGTTGATTTCCTCGAAGCAATCCGAAGATTCGGAAGCCACTGTCGGCCAAGTATCGGTCAGCTCTAGTTAG
- the feoB gene encoding ferrous iron transport protein B encodes MDYEIVPIVTMREGEEGVVESVSGGERLASRLASMGLLPGIRVKVLRNKGGSVILLASETRVALGRGEASTISVRRTETAPGIRKLLVGLAGQPNVGKSTVFNILTGLSQHVGNWPGKTVEKKEGVHVAGDVEMHIVDLPGTYSLTAFSEEERVAREYVIQEHPDVVVLVVNGAALERSLYVLAELLLLDPPVILAVNMMDVAEGQGVHIDVEALGQALGIPVIPLVATKNKGVKELRSMVVALSEGKLEYHPHMPAVSADHALIFSKLLDLVKDYIPPLYTARWVATKLMEGDPEVGELLKQMVPEALWNEIQGLLIKHEDALRAVVGGRYDWIEDVTRAAVSRFRRGQVLVTDRIDHILTRPLFGIPILLAILALVFLLTYKVGFPVQDQLQKSMVSLAALLEPLLSGTPEWVKGMLINGVIGGAGSVFTFLPILLIFFACLSFLEDVGYMARAAFVMDRFMHIVGLHGKSFLPMCLGFGCNVPSIMGARIVESRKARMLTIFLTPFVPCTARLGVLIFVSGAVFGRNAYLVAWLVIAVNILVLGISGMAISRLLLKGEPTPFIMELPLYHKPDARTILLVIWNRMVAFVKKAGTVILLVSVVIWILSNMPGGSIETSVLGYIGKVIAPIGRPLGLSWQEMVALVSSLLAKENSIATLGVLYGVGREGLQGVLPKVMSQASAFSFVVVLMLFIPCAATVTVMKQEMGNWKWFLGSLLFMLLVSFLVGLVAFRAALYAGYG; translated from the coding sequence TTGGATTACGAAATCGTCCCCATCGTCACAATGAGAGAAGGTGAGGAGGGTGTGGTCGAGTCTGTCTCCGGCGGCGAGCGTCTGGCCTCCAGGCTCGCAAGCATGGGCCTTCTCCCCGGAATAAGGGTCAAAGTACTGCGTAACAAAGGGGGCTCTGTCATTCTCCTTGCCTCGGAGACCAGGGTGGCGCTCGGACGGGGCGAGGCCTCGACGATAAGTGTCAGGAGGACGGAGACAGCCCCTGGAATCAGAAAACTTCTGGTCGGGCTTGCCGGCCAGCCGAATGTGGGCAAGTCCACAGTATTCAATATTTTGACAGGGCTGTCGCAGCATGTCGGCAACTGGCCGGGGAAGACCGTGGAGAAAAAGGAAGGTGTGCACGTCGCGGGGGACGTGGAGATGCACATCGTGGACTTGCCCGGCACATATAGCCTCACCGCATTCTCAGAAGAGGAGCGGGTGGCCCGAGAGTATGTCATACAGGAACACCCCGATGTAGTTGTGCTTGTGGTGAATGGCGCAGCCCTGGAGAGAAGCCTCTACGTGCTGGCCGAACTCCTCCTTCTTGATCCGCCGGTTATTCTTGCAGTGAACATGATGGACGTGGCTGAGGGCCAGGGGGTGCATATAGATGTCGAAGCCCTGGGGCAGGCCCTCGGCATACCGGTGATCCCGCTTGTAGCCACCAAGAACAAAGGCGTCAAGGAACTCAGGTCGATGGTGGTAGCCCTGTCCGAGGGCAAGCTGGAATATCATCCGCACATGCCGGCCGTGTCCGCGGACCACGCGCTGATTTTTTCAAAGTTGCTCGATCTGGTGAAGGACTATATTCCTCCGCTCTACACAGCTCGTTGGGTTGCAACGAAGCTCATGGAAGGCGACCCCGAGGTCGGCGAGTTGCTTAAGCAGATGGTTCCTGAAGCATTGTGGAACGAGATTCAAGGCTTACTCATCAAGCATGAGGATGCTCTCCGGGCAGTGGTTGGCGGCCGCTACGACTGGATTGAAGACGTGACCCGCGCAGCCGTTTCCCGATTCAGGAGAGGTCAGGTACTGGTGACCGACCGTATCGATCACATCCTGACGCGCCCGCTGTTCGGCATCCCGATTCTTCTCGCGATCCTCGCCCTGGTCTTTCTTTTGACCTACAAGGTAGGTTTCCCCGTGCAAGACCAGCTGCAAAAGTCGATGGTCTCTCTTGCCGCACTCCTTGAACCTCTCCTCTCGGGTACGCCGGAGTGGGTAAAGGGCATGCTGATAAACGGAGTGATCGGGGGTGCCGGTTCGGTCTTCACCTTTCTCCCCATCCTCCTGATATTCTTTGCCTGCCTCTCCTTTCTTGAAGATGTGGGCTATATGGCGAGGGCGGCCTTCGTCATGGACCGGTTCATGCACATCGTCGGGCTTCACGGCAAGAGTTTTCTGCCCATGTGCCTGGGGTTTGGCTGCAATGTGCCATCCATCATGGGGGCGAGGATCGTCGAGTCCCGCAAAGCCAGAATGCTGACAATTTTTTTGACGCCCTTTGTGCCCTGTACCGCGAGGTTGGGCGTCCTGATCTTTGTTTCCGGGGCCGTTTTTGGGAGAAATGCCTATCTCGTAGCATGGCTGGTTATCGCTGTCAATATCCTGGTTCTGGGGATCTCAGGAATGGCGATCAGTAGATTGTTGCTCAAGGGCGAGCCGACACCCTTCATCATGGAGCTGCCCCTCTATCACAAACCGGACGCCCGTACTATCCTTCTGGTTATCTGGAACCGAATGGTCGCTTTTGTGAAAAAGGCAGGCACGGTCATCCTTCTGGTGTCTGTTGTTATCTGGATCCTGTCAAACATGCCGGGTGGATCGATAGAAACAAGTGTTCTCGGTTACATAGGCAAGGTGATAGCGCCGATTGGGCGGCCGCTGGGACTTTCGTGGCAGGAGATGGTCGCCCTAGTGTCAAGTCTGCTCGCGAAAGAGAATTCCATAGCTACGCTCGGGGTATTATACGGGGTGGGGCGGGAAGGCCTGCAGGGAGTGCTCCCCAAGGTCATGAGCCAAGCGTCAGCTTTCAGCTTCGTGGTAGTTCTTATGCTTTTTATACCCTGTGCGGCAACAGTGACCGTGATGAAACAGGAAATGGGGAACTGGAAATGGTTTCTGGGTTCGCTGCTATTCATGCTGCTGGTATCATTTCTCGTTGGTCTCGTGGCATTTCGCGCTGCCCTTTATGCGGGGTACGGATAA
- a CDS encoding response regulator, producing the protein MVFKHRLYILVVDDEEDIVNATSSMLERLGHQVRGETQSLNALRRFSEEPEMFDLAILDYVMPELTGLELAQRFSRIRPGFPVLLYAGYKDRPSAEKLSAAHIGRFIVKPSTMEALSGMIRKVLAG; encoded by the coding sequence ATGGTTTTTAAGCATCGGCTGTACATTCTTGTGGTGGATGACGAAGAGGATATTGTTAACGCGACCAGTTCCATGCTCGAGCGCCTTGGGCACCAGGTAAGAGGAGAGACGCAGAGCCTGAACGCTTTGAGGCGGTTTTCAGAAGAACCGGAGATGTTTGATCTTGCTATACTTGATTACGTGATGCCTGAATTGACGGGTCTGGAACTTGCCCAGCGTTTCAGTCGTATCCGGCCAGGCTTCCCGGTCCTTCTTTACGCAGGGTATAAGGATAGGCCTTCTGCAGAGAAGCTGTCAGCCGCCCACATCGGACGTTTCATTGTAAAGCCATCCACCATGGAAGCGCTCAGCGGGATGATACGTAAAGTTCTTGCCGGGTAA
- a CDS encoding rhodanese-like domain-containing protein, translating to MTMQRAVKPFILLCLVLFVASGWYCHVREIYAASDTTRSASLRPVAPKEARELIERNKGNPNFVILDVRTPDEFRSGYIEEAVNIDYYGPGFQVELGKLDRTKTYLIYCRSGNRTEDTFEMMRQLGFREVYPLEGGIKAWLAAGYPVSGQKR from the coding sequence ATGACAATGCAACGTGCGGTGAAACCATTCATCCTGCTGTGCTTGGTTCTTTTTGTAGCCAGCGGCTGGTATTGCCATGTTCGGGAGATTTACGCGGCCTCCGACACTACCCGCTCCGCCAGCCTGAGACCCGTCGCGCCAAAGGAGGCGCGGGAGCTCATTGAGCGAAACAAAGGTAATCCCAATTTTGTCATACTTGACGTACGCACACCCGATGAATTCCGGAGCGGTTACATTGAAGAGGCCGTCAACATCGACTACTACGGTCCAGGTTTCCAGGTAGAACTTGGCAAGCTCGATAGAACCAAAACGTACCTCATTTATTGCAGATCGGGGAACAGAACTGAAGATACTTTTGAGATGATGAGGCAGTTGGGATTCAGGGAAGTTTATCCCCTGGAGGGCGGTATTAAGGCGTGGCTCGCGGCAGGTTACCCGGTAAGCGGACAAAAGCGTTGA
- a CDS encoding Fe-Mn family superoxide dismutase, whose amino-acid sequence MYTAKDYSKLIGMQGFSETLLKNHFTLYQGYVTNSNKLIETLDGMGKADKLGTPEAAELRRRLGWEFDGMRLHEYYFENLGGKEPINKDGKLGKKIAQDCGSYEAFEKEFKAVASMRGIGWAVLYQDVTNGNLITFWINEHDVGHPAGCNPLLICDVFEHAFMLDYGLKRADYIEAFFKNINWVAVEARLK is encoded by the coding sequence ATGTACACGGCTAAGGACTATAGCAAGTTGATAGGCATGCAAGGTTTCAGTGAGACGCTCCTGAAGAATCATTTCACTCTCTATCAAGGTTACGTTACCAACAGCAATAAACTTATTGAGACGCTGGACGGGATGGGGAAGGCGGACAAGCTGGGCACACCGGAAGCCGCAGAATTAAGGCGGAGACTGGGTTGGGAATTCGATGGCATGCGGCTGCACGAGTACTATTTTGAGAATCTCGGCGGCAAGGAGCCGATTAACAAGGATGGAAAGCTGGGTAAGAAGATTGCTCAGGACTGCGGCAGCTACGAGGCGTTCGAAAAAGAGTTCAAGGCGGTTGCGAGCATGAGAGGCATCGGCTGGGCGGTGCTTTACCAGGATGTGACAAACGGGAATCTTATTACCTTCTGGATCAACGAGCATGACGTGGGCCATCCGGCAGGCTGCAACCCTCTCCTGATCTGTGATGTATTCGAGCATGCATTCATGCTGGATTATGGACTCAAGAGAGCCGATTACATAGAGGCTTTTTTCAAGAACATAAACTGGGTAGCGGTTGAAGCGCGGCTTAAGTAA
- the tpx gene encoding thiol peroxidase yields MERTGIVTFAGNPLTLLGNATRVGDKAPGFTLIDKELKEVSLSDFKGKVKILSVTPSLDTPVCDLQARRFNDEAQKLSDNVVIMNVSMDLPFAIARYCADAGVDRVKALSDHREAAFGTSYGVLIKGLRLLARSIFVIDKSDTITYQQIVPEVTHHPDYDRALQEAAKLVG; encoded by the coding sequence ATGGAACGTACGGGGATAGTAACATTCGCAGGAAATCCGCTGACCCTGCTCGGCAATGCAACCAGGGTCGGGGACAAGGCTCCTGGTTTCACGCTGATCGACAAAGAGTTGAAAGAAGTTTCCCTTTCCGATTTCAAAGGAAAAGTGAAGATTTTGAGCGTCACACCATCGCTTGATACTCCTGTGTGCGATTTGCAGGCCCGCAGGTTCAATGACGAAGCGCAGAAATTATCAGACAACGTGGTTATCATGAACGTCAGTATGGATCTCCCGTTTGCCATAGCGAGATATTGTGCCGATGCCGGTGTCGACAGGGTCAAGGCGCTCTCTGACCACAGGGAGGCTGCGTTCGGCACGTCTTACGGAGTGCTTATCAAAGGATTGAGATTGCTGGCACGTTCGATCTTTGTTATCGATAAGTCTGATACGATCACGTACCAACAGATTGTGCCTGAAGTGACCCATCATCCGGATTATGACAGGGCGCTCCAAGAGGCGGCCAAATTGGTGGGCTGA
- a CDS encoding MFS transporter yields the protein MVHYAWIIAFTGTLVTILAHGFGRMSYSVILPSMREGLSLTYTQVGLIGTGNFIGYLCLSIVGGFLAARFGVRRVVFISLLVIGISLVLTGSSNSFVAAFFMRLITGLGNGSAYVPIMALPAAWFVARKRGLGTGIVSGGIGVGLFLSGLILPGVIARFGTVGWRYAWYFMGITVFILSFVCYLFLRNTPAEKGLTLYGGDEDRTQGPKVTLFSAWKDVVREPEIWKLGCVYFMYGFSYIIYLTFFVAYICKECGLRPADAGRMFAVLGLFSIFCGVIWGGVSDLLGRRYGSLLAYLTLATSYVIFAFWQNSVGFYVSGVIFGITAWSIPTIMAAASGDAVGGRLAPAGLGFITLFFGVGQALGPALGGWIKDATGTFTYAFLLSAAVSVAGALGSLILRKRFA from the coding sequence ATGGTCCATTACGCCTGGATAATCGCTTTCACGGGTACGCTTGTCACGATCCTCGCTCACGGCTTCGGCAGGATGTCTTATTCAGTGATCCTGCCATCCATGCGGGAGGGTTTGTCCCTCACCTATACGCAGGTGGGGCTTATCGGCACCGGTAATTTCATAGGCTATCTCTGCCTCTCTATTGTAGGAGGCTTTCTTGCTGCGCGCTTCGGCGTCAGGAGAGTCGTTTTTATCTCCCTTCTGGTCATAGGCATCAGCCTTGTTCTGACGGGATCCTCTAATTCCTTTGTTGCTGCCTTTTTCATGAGATTGATCACGGGTCTGGGGAACGGCAGTGCTTACGTGCCCATCATGGCCCTTCCCGCTGCATGGTTCGTGGCACGCAAGAGGGGCTTGGGCACAGGGATTGTCTCGGGAGGAATCGGGGTGGGGCTTTTTCTTTCAGGGCTGATTCTGCCGGGAGTCATCGCCCGTTTTGGAACTGTCGGTTGGAGATACGCGTGGTATTTCATGGGCATCACAGTGTTCATACTATCGTTCGTCTGCTATCTTTTCCTGAGGAACACCCCAGCGGAAAAAGGGCTCACTCTGTACGGGGGAGATGAGGACAGGACGCAGGGGCCTAAGGTGACGCTCTTTTCTGCATGGAAAGATGTTGTGAGAGAACCGGAGATATGGAAATTGGGCTGTGTCTACTTCATGTATGGATTCTCGTATATCATCTACCTCACGTTCTTTGTGGCGTATATATGCAAGGAATGCGGTCTGAGACCGGCTGATGCCGGCAGGATGTTTGCGGTGCTCGGTCTTTTCAGTATTTTCTGCGGTGTGATATGGGGAGGCGTCTCTGATCTTCTTGGCCGGAGGTACGGTTCCCTCCTGGCATACCTTACGCTCGCAACTTCCTACGTCATATTTGCATTCTGGCAGAATAGCGTCGGATTCTATGTATCCGGTGTGATCTTCGGTATAACTGCGTGGTCTATTCCTACTATCATGGCAGCAGCATCAGGCGACGCGGTGGGAGGAAGACTTGCTCCTGCAGGGCTCGGGTTCATCACGCTCTTCTTTGGTGTCGGGCAGGCTCTCGGCCCTGCTCTCGGCGGATGGATTAAGGACGCGACGGGCACATTCACTTACGCCTTCTTGCTTTCTGCAGCAGTCTCTGTTGCCGGCGCCCTGGGTTCGCTGATTCTGCGCAAACGCTTCGCCTAG
- a CDS encoding cupin domain-containing protein — MSEKMQKKNLSNPDETRTFDKGRVELVTIGGVTFGRATLEPGWKWSTCVKPIAKTKSCEAPHLQYHVSGRLHVVMDDGTEAEFGPGDVSLLPPGHDGWVVGNEPVVVIDISGMVNYAKS, encoded by the coding sequence ATGAGCGAAAAAATGCAAAAGAAGAATCTCTCGAATCCCGACGAGACCCGTACGTTTGATAAGGGGAGGGTGGAACTCGTCACTATCGGGGGCGTTACCTTTGGCCGCGCAACGCTTGAGCCGGGATGGAAATGGTCGACCTGCGTGAAGCCAATAGCTAAGACGAAGAGTTGCGAAGCTCCTCACTTGCAGTATCACGTATCCGGACGTCTCCATGTGGTAATGGATGACGGCACCGAAGCTGAATTCGGTCCCGGCGATGTATCGCTTCTTCCTCCGGGGCATGACGGCTGGGTAGTCGGAAATGAGCCCGTCGTCGTGATCGATATCTCGGGCATGGTCAACTACGCCAAATCGTGA
- the nrfD gene encoding NrfD/PsrC family molybdoenzyme membrane anchor subunit has protein sequence MDHEIARLYETLKLVVGFIYPNEIELGWNLLIVVYPYITGLVAGAFILASLVKVFKVKEVQPTYRLALLTALSFLLVAPLPLVVHLTHPERGYEMFMTPSPTSAMAMFGFVYIWYLMAVLLMEIWFDYRKDFLELADQEKGYKRFVYRLLSLFTKDRSHEAFAFDKKAVYAITVVGIPSAFLLHGYVGFIFGSVKANPWWSSVLMPIVFLFSAIVSGIALVLLIYMVVVLLKRQEPDMACIDKLASFLFYMMIVDFSLEFLDFVHRIYQSEESIHILAQLISERLFTSLIVIQLILGMIIPLVAIALIKMFKWPAEIRRLSYFIVGLLVQFGIFSTRWNVVIGGQLFSKSFRGLTAYKMSVGGIEGLLVSLAFLVLPFVILYVLIRWLPPWEKEETPPVQG, from the coding sequence TTGGATCACGAAATTGCGCGTCTCTATGAAACATTGAAACTGGTAGTCGGGTTTATTTATCCCAACGAAATTGAATTGGGATGGAATCTTCTGATCGTGGTGTACCCGTATATCACAGGACTTGTGGCCGGAGCCTTTATCCTCGCTTCGCTGGTGAAGGTGTTCAAAGTAAAGGAAGTGCAGCCCACGTATCGTCTTGCGCTCCTGACAGCCCTGTCGTTTCTGCTCGTGGCCCCTCTGCCTCTCGTGGTTCACCTCACCCACCCTGAAAGAGGATACGAGATGTTCATGACGCCGAGCCCGACTTCAGCCATGGCGATGTTTGGGTTCGTCTACATATGGTACCTGATGGCAGTTCTGCTCATGGAGATCTGGTTTGACTATCGGAAGGACTTCCTGGAACTGGCCGATCAGGAAAAAGGATACAAACGTTTTGTGTACAGACTGCTCTCGCTCTTTACCAAGGATCGGTCTCATGAGGCATTTGCGTTTGACAAGAAAGCTGTTTACGCAATCACGGTTGTCGGTATTCCTTCTGCGTTCCTGCTTCACGGGTATGTAGGTTTCATCTTCGGTTCGGTCAAAGCAAACCCATGGTGGTCGAGCGTGCTCATGCCCATCGTCTTTCTCTTCTCTGCGATAGTGTCGGGAATTGCGCTGGTCCTTTTGATCTACATGGTCGTTGTTCTGTTGAAGCGACAGGAACCGGATATGGCCTGTATTGACAAGCTGGCCAGCTTTCTTTTTTACATGATGATCGTTGATTTCTCCCTGGAATTTCTCGATTTCGTGCACCGTATTTACCAGTCGGAAGAGTCGATCCATATTCTCGCGCAATTGATATCCGAAAGGCTTTTTACCAGCCTGATCGTTATCCAGCTTATTCTGGGCATGATTATCCCGCTCGTAGCGATAGCCCTCATTAAAATGTTCAAGTGGCCAGCGGAAATCAGAAGGCTGAGCTACTTTATCGTCGGTCTCCTCGTCCAGTTCGGGATTTTCAGCACAAGGTGGAATGTCGTCATTGGAGGACAACTTTTCTCCAAGAGCTTCAGGGGCCTCACCGCATACAAGATGTCAGTGGGCGGGATCGAAGGTTTGCTTGTTTCGCTAGCTTTTCTCGTGCTTCCATTTGTCATTCTTTATGTTCTCATCAGATGGCTTCCCCCGTGGGAAAAGGAAGAGACGCCCCCGGTTCAAGGCTGA
- a CDS encoding 4Fe-4S dicluster domain-containing protein, with protein sequence MEKEGPGDSPDKGKRDFCRMILVGVASLSVPGALVAATERKSLSDWYGIKYKPAEHLYAMGIKVDRCIGCGRCVDACKKENNVPDYPFYFRTWVERYIETEDGQTTVDSPNGGKDGFRAPVSDKRIFKTFFVPKICNQCEKPPCVQVCPVGATYRTEDGVVLVDSKWCIGCRYCIQACPYGMRYIHPTRRVADKCTFCYHRVVKGLLPACVEVCPTQARVFGDLKSKASPIIQFMRFNKTFVLKPGLNTEPKVYYADIDLEVR encoded by the coding sequence ATGGAAAAAGAAGGGCCGGGAGACAGCCCGGACAAAGGCAAAAGAGATTTCTGCAGGATGATCCTCGTGGGGGTTGCGTCCCTCTCTGTGCCCGGTGCCCTTGTTGCGGCAACGGAAAGGAAAAGCCTGAGTGACTGGTATGGCATCAAGTACAAGCCTGCAGAACATCTCTACGCGATGGGGATTAAAGTCGATCGATGTATCGGCTGCGGCCGTTGTGTTGACGCGTGCAAAAAAGAAAACAATGTGCCTGACTATCCGTTCTACTTCAGAACGTGGGTGGAACGCTACATAGAAACGGAGGATGGTCAGACTACCGTTGATAGTCCCAACGGCGGTAAGGATGGTTTCAGAGCTCCTGTATCGGATAAACGAATTTTCAAGACGTTCTTCGTCCCGAAAATCTGTAATCAGTGTGAGAAACCCCCGTGCGTCCAGGTATGCCCCGTCGGAGCAACGTACAGAACAGAGGACGGTGTGGTGTTAGTCGATTCGAAATGGTGCATCGGCTGTCGTTACTGTATCCAGGCCTGTCCCTACGGCATGCGTTACATTCATCCGACGAGACGTGTTGCGGACAAATGCACCTTCTGTTACCATCGAGTCGTTAAGGGGCTGTTACCTGCATGCGTTGAAGTTTGCCCGACGCAGGCGAGGGTCTTTGGTGACCTCAAGAGCAAAGCGAGTCCTATTATCCAGTTCATGCGTTTCAACAAGACATTTGTTCTGAAGCCGGGCCTCAACACGGAGCCGAAAGTCTATTACGCGGATATTGACCTGGAGGTTCGTTAA